One window of Toxorhynchites rutilus septentrionalis strain SRP unplaced genomic scaffold, ASM2978413v1 HiC_scaffold_29, whole genome shotgun sequence genomic DNA carries:
- the LOC129781954 gene encoding histone H2A — MSGRGKGGKVKGKAKSRSNRAGLQFPVGRIHRLLRKGNYAERVGAGAPVYLAAVMEYLAAEVLELAGNAARDNKKTRIIPRHLQLAIRNDEELNKLLSGVTIAQGGVLPNIQAVLLPKKTEKKA, encoded by the coding sequence ATGTCTGGacgtggtaaaggaggaaaagttaagggaaaggcgaaGTCCCGTTCAAATCGTGCTGGCTTACAGTTCCCAGTGGGTCGTATTCATCGTCTGCTCAGGAAGGGAAACTATGCCGAACGTGTTGGAGCTGGAGCACCCGTTTATCTGGCCGCAGTGATGGAATATTTGGCCGCTGAAGTATTGGAATTGGCAGGAAATGCCGCTCGTGACAACAAGAAGACCAGGATTATCCCACGTCATCTGCAGTTGGCTATCCGTAATGACGAAGAATTGAACAAACTACTGTCGGGTGTAACTATTGCTCAAGGCGGAGTCTTGCCCAATATCCAAGCTGTTCTGCTACCCAAGAAAACCGAGAAGAAGGCTTAA
- the LOC129781934 gene encoding histone H2B-like — protein MAPKTSGKAAKKSGKAQKSITKTDKKKKKVRRKESYAIYIYKVLKQVHPDTGISSKAMSIMNSFVNDIFERIAAESSRLAHYNKRSTITSREIQTAVRLLLPGELAKHAVSEGTKAVTKYTSSK, from the coding sequence ATGGCTCCTAAAACCAGTGGAAAGGCAGCGAAGAAGTCTGGAAAGGCCCAGAAAAGTATTACCAAGACcgacaagaaaaagaagaaggtcCGCAGGAAGGAAAGCTACGCTATCTACATTTACAAAGTGTTGAAACAAGTCCATCCTGACACGGGTATTTCATCCAAAGCCATGAGTATCATGAACAGCTTCGTGAATGATATTTTCGAACGCATCGCCGCTGAATCATCTCGCTTGGCGCATTACAACAAACGTTCAACGATAACTTCTCGTGAAATTCAAACCGCAGTTCGTTTACTGCTGCCAGGAGAATTGGCCAAACACGCTGTCTCCGAAGGAACCAAAGCCGTCacgaagtataccagctccaagTAA
- the LOC129781936 gene encoding histone H1B-like isoform X2 yields the protein MADTVTEVVTAASVAASPAKTPKKARAPKGEAAIKTLKERNGSSLQAIKKYIGANYKCDVAKLSTFIKKSLKSGVEKGSLVQTKGSGASGSFKIKSKDKTPAGEKKPKKTAAGKKPSGEKKVAKKAATPKTAAVKKPKAAPAKKAVEKKAKAAVAKVAKKAGTVKKAAAPKQKATKPSKTAAKKPKTPKPKKAAPAKKPAPKKAAAKK from the exons ATGGCCGATACAGTTACTGAAGTCGTTACCGCAGCATCGGTTGCCGCATCTCCAGCCAAGACACCGAAAAAGGCTCGTGCTCCTAAAGGAGAGG CCGCCATCAAGACTTTGAAGGAACGTAATGGATCATCTCTTCAGGCCATCAAGAAGTATATCGGTGCCAATTACAAGTGCGACGTTGCTAAGCTCTCAACTTTCATCAAGAAATCTCTGAAGAGTGGTGTTGAGAAAGGTAGTCTTGTGCAAACCAAAGGAAGTGGAGCATCGGGGTCCTTTAAAATTAAATCTAAGGACAAGACACCTGCGGGCGAGAAGAAACCAAAGAAAACTGCGGCTGGGAAGAAGCCTTCAGGGGAAAAGAAAGTTGCCAAAAAGGCAGCCACTCCCAAAACTGCTGCCGTCAAAAAGCCTAAGGCAGCACCAGCAAAGAAAGCGGTTGAGAAGAAGGCTAAAGCAGCCGTCGCCAAAGTTGCCAAAAAGGCTGGAACCGTGAAAAAAGCGGCCGCTCCCAAACAGAAAGCAACCAAACCATCGAAAACAGCGGCGAAGAAGCCTAAAACTCCAAAACCGAAAAAGGCTGCACCGGCTAAGAAACCCGCTCCGAAGAAAGCCGCCGCCAAGAAGTAA
- the LOC129781945 gene encoding histone H4, which translates to MTGRGKGGKGLGKGGAKRHRKVLRDNIQGITKPAIRRLARRGGVKRISGLIYEETRGVLKVFLENVIRDAVTYTEHAKRKTVTAMDVVYALKRQGRTLYGFGG; encoded by the coding sequence ATGACTGGccgtggtaaaggaggaaaaggacTGGGAAAAGGAGGAGCCAAGCGTCATCGTAAGGTTCTTCGTGATAACATCCAGGGTATCACAAAGCCCGCCATCCGTCGTTTGGCTCGTCGTGGAGGAGTGAAGCGTATTTCCGGTCTTATTTACGAGGAAACTCGTGGAGTGCTGAAAGTATTCCTGGAAAACGTAATCAGAGATGCTGTTACCTATACGGAACACGCCAAACGAAAGACCGTTACCGCAATGGACGTTGTGTACGCTTTGAAACGCCAAGGTCGTACTCTCTACGGATTTGGAGGTTAA
- the LOC129781938 gene encoding histone H1-like, protein MAETATEVVPAASVAASPAKTPKKARAPKGEGKKPKKSATHPPVNEMVLAAIKTLKERNGSSLQAIKKYIGANYKCDVAKLSTFIKKSLKSGVEKGNLVQTKGSGASGSFKIKSKDKKPEGEKKPKKTTAAKKPTGEKKVAKKAATSKTAADKKLKAAPSKKAVEKKAKAAVAKNAKKAGTVKTAAAPKQKSTRPSKTATKKPKTPKPKKATPAKKIAPKKPATKK, encoded by the coding sequence ATGGCCGAAACAGCTACTGAAGTCGTTCCCGCAGCATCAGTTGCTGCATCTCCAGCCAAGACACCGAAAAAGGCTCGTGCTCCTAAAGGAGAGGGTAAGAAACCGAAAAAGTCAGCCACCCATCCACCAGTGAATGAAATGGTTTTAGCCGCCATCAAGACTTTGAAGGAACGTAATGGATCATCTCTTCAGGCGATCAAGAAGTATATCGGTGCCAATTACAAGTGTGACGTTGCTAAGCTCTcaactttcattaaaaaatctttGAAGAGTGGTGTCGAGAAAGGTAATCTTGTGCAAACCAAAGGAAGTGGAGCATCAGGATcttttaaaattaaatcaaaGGACAAGAAACCAGAGGGCGAAAAGAAACCTAAGAAAACAACGGCTGCGAAAAAGCCTACTGGAGAGAAGAAAGTCGCCAAAAAGGCAGCTACTTCCAAAACTGCTGCTGACAAAAAACTAAAGGCAGCACCATCAAAGAAAGCTGTTGAGAAGAAGGCTAAAGCAGCCGTCGCAAAGAATGCCAAAAAGGCTGGAACAGTGAAGACAGCAGCCGCTCCCAAACAGAAATCAACCAGACCATCGAAAACAGCAACGAAGAAACCAAAAACTCCCAAACCGAAAAAAGCTACTCCGGCTAAGAAAATCGCTCCGAAAAAACCCGCTACCAAGAAGTAA
- the LOC129781936 gene encoding histone H1B-like isoform X1 produces the protein MADTVTEVVTAASVAASPAKTPKKARAPKGEGKKPKKPATHPPVNEMVLAAIKTLKERNGSSLQAIKKYIGANYKCDVAKLSTFIKKSLKSGVEKGSLVQTKGSGASGSFKIKSKDKTPAGEKKPKKTAAGKKPSGEKKVAKKAATPKTAAVKKPKAAPAKKAVEKKAKAAVAKVAKKAGTVKKAAAPKQKATKPSKTAAKKPKTPKPKKAAPAKKPAPKKAAAKK, from the coding sequence ATGGCCGATACAGTTACTGAAGTCGTTACCGCAGCATCGGTTGCCGCATCTCCAGCCAAGACACCGAAAAAGGCTCGTGCTCCTAAAGGAGAGGGTAAGAAACCGAAAAAGCCAGCCACTCATCCACCAGTGAATGAAATGGTTTTAGCCGCCATCAAGACTTTGAAGGAACGTAATGGATCATCTCTTCAGGCCATCAAGAAGTATATCGGTGCCAATTACAAGTGCGACGTTGCTAAGCTCTCAACTTTCATCAAGAAATCTCTGAAGAGTGGTGTTGAGAAAGGTAGTCTTGTGCAAACCAAAGGAAGTGGAGCATCGGGGTCCTTTAAAATTAAATCTAAGGACAAGACACCTGCGGGCGAGAAGAAACCAAAGAAAACTGCGGCTGGGAAGAAGCCTTCAGGGGAAAAGAAAGTTGCCAAAAAGGCAGCCACTCCCAAAACTGCTGCCGTCAAAAAGCCTAAGGCAGCACCAGCAAAGAAAGCGGTTGAGAAGAAGGCTAAAGCAGCCGTCGCCAAAGTTGCCAAAAAGGCTGGAACCGTGAAAAAAGCGGCCGCTCCCAAACAGAAAGCAACCAAACCATCGAAAACAGCGGCGAAGAAGCCTAAAACTCCAAAACCGAAAAAGGCTGCACCGGCTAAGAAACCCGCTCCGAAGAAAGCCGCCGCCAAGAAGTAA
- the LOC129781948 gene encoding histone H4 produces MTGRGKGGKGLGKGGAKRHRKVLRDNIQGITKPAIRRLARRGGVKRISGLIYEETRGVLKVFLENVIRDAVTYTEHAKRKTVTAMDVVYALKRQGRTLYGFGG; encoded by the coding sequence ATGACTGGccgtggtaaaggaggaaagggACTGGGCAAAGGAGGAGCCAAGCGTCATCGTAAGGTTCTGCGTGATAACATCCAGGGAATCACAAagcccgctatccgtcgtttggCTCGTCGTGGGGGAGTGAAGCGTATTTCCGGTCTCATCTACGAAGAAACTCGTGGTGTGCTGAAAGTATTTCTGGAAAACGTTATCCGAGATGCTGTTACCTATACCGAACACGCCAAACGGAAGACGGTTACCGCAATGGACGTTGTGTACGCTTTGAAACGCCAAGGTCGTACTCTCTATGGTTTCGGAGGTTAA
- the LOC129781935 gene encoding histone H1B-like — MAETATEVVPAASVAASPAKTPKKARAPKGEDKKPKKPATHPPVNEMVLAAIKTLKERNGSSLQAIKKYIGANYKCDVAKLSTFIKKSLKSGVEKGNLVQTKGSGASGSFKIKPKDKTPAGEKKPKKAATGKKPAGEKKVAKKAATSKTAAAKKPKEAPAKKAVQKKAKAVVAKTAKKAGTVKKAAASKQKPTKASKTAAKKPKTPKPKKAAPAKKAAPKKAAAKK; from the coding sequence ATGGCCGAAACAGCTACTGAAGTCGTTCCCGCAGCATCAGTTGCTGCATCTCCAGCCAAGACACCGAAAAAGGCTCGTGCTCCTAAAGGAGAGGATAAGAAACCAAAAAAGCCAGCCACCCATCCACCAGTGAACGAAATGGTTCTGGCCGCCATCAAGACCTTAAAGGAACGTAATGGATCTTCTCTTCAGGCCATCAAGAAGTATATCGGTGCCAATTACAAGTGTGATGTTGCTAAGCTCTcaactttcataaaaaaatctttgaagagTGGTGTCGAGAAAGGTAATCTTGTGCAAACCAAAGGAAGTGGAGCATCGGGATCCTTCAAAATCAAACCTAAGGATAAGACACCTGCGGGCGAGAAGAAACCAAAGAAAGCTGCGACTGGGAAGAAACCTGCAGGGGAAAAGAAAGTCGCCAAAAAGGCAGCCACTTCTAAAACTGCTGCTGCCAAAAAGCCGAAGGAAGCACCAGCAAAAAAAGCGGTTCAGAAGAAGGCTAAAGCTGTCGTCGCCAAAACCGCCAAAAAGGCTGGAACCGTAAAGAAAGCAGCCGCTTCCAAACAGAAACCAACCAAAGCATCGAAGACAGCAGCGAAGAAGCCTAAAACTCCAAAACCGAAAAAGGCAGCACCAGCAAAGAAAGCTGCTCCGAAGAAAGCTGCTGCCAAAAAGTAA